The window CAAGAATCCAAATGATTTGCTCGTATCTGGAACAGAGGCTGTGTTTGCTTCCTTTGGTAAACAGTGGAATTCACTCACTGCCAAGTGCTTCTTCAGTTAAGCAGCAAGCTCAGAATGAAACTCAAAGTGAGGTTTTCTTTGTAAGCTAGCTCTTTGTTTGACTTGGATCATCAGAGTTTATAAATGGAACAGTAAAGTCCAATTGCAACTGACTTTTCACAGATACTTATAAAAGTAGTTCatcttttcttttgtgcttatatTATGTAAAGAATTCTAAGCAGCTGTGAACTCACTGTAGCATCCAAAAGGAGGCGCTAGTCAGGCAAGCTTCCAAACACGATAATCTGACCAGATCAACCCTCGTTTGCAGCTAcaagctgccccaaaccttcacgaACATACACCGACTGAATCTCTTTGCTCTTGAGACAGAAGTCGCAGGCCCACACAGCTGAGCTTTCCCTTGTCAGAAGGCTGTATGCTGTTTCAGTCATCCCGGTGCATTCACGATGGAACCACTTCTGACATGAGGCCTCACACAGAATGGCATCCTGGTCATCATGTACTTCAGACAGGCAAAATCCACAGGGAAAAACCAGGCCACTGCCAGTACCTCCTGTTCCAGGTGCTTTGGAACTGTTGATCTGTGGTGGGGGAGTAGGAGCTGAAACCTGACCAGGTCCACCTGGTAATGGCCCTCCATTACCACCACCACTCCCATTACCAGCACAGTTATTCGGGTGAAAAGAACCTGGTGGCAGCTGTTGTTTTGGTTGGTTATTGGGTGCAGCTTGCTGTGGCTGCCCCCCATTTACAGGCCCTGCGATAGGCCCTGAGCCAGGGCCTGGAGGAGAGGTATTAGGGGCCGGGGGTTCTGGATGATTTGGGTGAGAGGGATGATTCGGAAAGACGCCAGGGCCAGACTGTGGTGGGTTAGAAGGAGGAGGTGGAGGGGCAGATGGCTGCTGATGGGGGTGGAAAGCTTTAGAATCATCACCACCAATTCCTGGAGTGCTAGGGCTAGTGAAGTGGCCATCTGGGCTAGGGTAAGGTCCTGACTGGAGGCTGTTGAGGTTGTTCATATTATTAAGGCTATTATTCATGTTAGACATATTGTTTATCGCATTTGGAAAAGGTCTAGGGCCAGAAAGGCTGCTGAATGGATGACCaccttgctgctgctgttgctgtccAAACCGTGGGTGAGATGGTGGACCAccaccacctccacctccactcagTGCTCCAGGAGAAAGCATGGGATTAAACCCTGCCCCAGGGTGCATTGGTCCTGGTGGGCTAAAATTTTGAGGAATGTTGAACTGTGGACCAGGAGGAAATCCTCCACCAAggtttccaccaccatgctgtcCAAAACCAGGCAAACCAAATCCTCCTGGTcccatctggtgatgtccaggggAGGGGAAAGGAGGCCTACGAAGAGACTGACCAGCTCCCCCATAAGGCACCCCTGGACCAGGCATCCTGAGACCACCACCTCCTCCATATCCTCCTGGACCTGCAGACCCAGGACTGTGTAAGAAAGGCCCCCCAGTGGGAGGTGGTCCGGGTGGAGGACCAGCACCTCGAGAGGGTGGTCCAAAGTCATCTTCAAAAGGGTTAGAAGCTACGAGGTGGTCCACCATTGGTGTGGGAGGTGGAGCAAATTCTGATAAGTGAGAGAAAGCAGCGCCCTGTATAAGAGGACAGAAGAAAAATGCAGTGAGTAAGCAGACAAAAAACAATGAACAGATAACATCTTGTCACTTCTTTTggaaataattatatttacaaaCTTGAAAATCATCAATTGCCTGTTTAGCTTTTAAGGAATATGCGCCAAATAATTTTTGAACGTTACTTAATCTActtactttgtagtggtggccgagAAAATGTTTAAGGTCATATTTTTATgcagaacaaacaaaaatacagtcatatcaaaaagtttgggagccccttttaattctttggatttttgtttatcatcattggctgagctttcaaagtagcaacttccttttaatatatgacatgccttatggaaaccgtagtatttcagcagtgattttaagtttattggattaacagaaaatatgcataacaaaattagacgggtgtataaatttgggcgccccaatagagatattacatcaatacttagttgagcctccttttgcaaatataacagcctctagacgactcctatagcctttgatgagtgtctggattctggatggaggtatttttgaccattcttccatacaaaatctctccagttcagttaaatttgatggctgcctagcatggacagcctgcttcaaatcatcccatagattttcgatgatattcaagtcagggcaccgtgacggccattccagaacattgtacttctccatctgcatgaatgcctttgtagatttcgaactgtgttttgggtcattgtcttgttggaatatccaatcactacgtaacttcaactttgtgactgatgcttgaacattatcctgaagaatttgttgatattgggttgaattgggttgagtccctgaactagccacacagaatccacagcatgatggaacctccaccaaatttgacagtaggtagcaggtgtttttcttggaatgcggtgttcttcttctgccatgcaaagcactttttgttatgaccaaataactcaatttttgtctcatcagtccaaagcactttattccaaaatgaatctggcttgtctaaatgagcagtTGCATGCAACAAGCGACtccgtttgtggcgtgagtgcagaaagggcttctttctcatcactctgccatacaggtgTTCTTTGTACAagttgcgctgaattgtagaatgatgtacagatacaccatctgctgcaagatgttcttgcaggtctttgtaggtgatctgtgggttatctgtaaccattctcacaatcctgcacatatgccgctcctgtatttttcttggcctgccagacctgggtttaacagcaactgtgcctgtggccttccatttcctgattacattccttacagttgaaactgacagtttaaacctctgagatagctttttgtagccttcccctaaaccttgatactgaacaatctttgttttcagatcttttgagagttgctttgaggatcccatgctgtcactcttattaggagagtcaaagggaagcacaacttgcaattgaccaccttaaataccctttctcatgattggacacacctgtctatgaagttcaagtcttaatgagctaatccaaccaatttggtgttgcaagtaatcagtattgagcagttacatgcattcaaatcatcaaaattacaagggtacagaaatttttgcacagccagtttttcacatttgatttaaatttcatataactaaatactgcttcactaaaactctgtgtggaaaacaccccagtactcagatgttcttaggaaatgaaagacataccactgttatcttttttgttgaaagtagagtaaattattatgcagactgagaggggttcccaaacttttttatatgactgtaagTTTATGACGTAACAGAAGTCAATAATGACCAGTGctatacaatggcaaacaatgtgaaaaatgtccattgaaaaaaaaaaaaaatatcacactatactcatgttgcataatccacgtcCGGTACCTAAACACTCACAGGAAGCagattttgaattgaagacaggactcctgaCCAACGAATGACAGGGAAAGGCAGGTCTTCAAGTAAAAAAAGCGAACGATAGATATATCCATATAATCCATGTCTGCTATCGTTTttgcatggatgtttttcacattgtttgccatagTACAGTACTGCTTAATAATGCCTTCTGTTATATCATAAATTTCTTCTATACAATCTGCACGAAAAAAGGAGGTTACAAATTTTTCTTGCTCAACACTGCAGTGTACATGGGgtaaggaacatttaaaaaaaaattctaggtggaatattcctttaaggctatattttttatttatctgtttatactGAAGGTGTTCATAgcaaaacaatatactgtacattataaatgtagttaaaaaatatgattttagcTAGTACTTAAAGACATCTACAGCCACAGGCTGAAATTTCAGTAAACAGATTtgaaagaaaacacaacaaagcAGTAAACAAtaaaatctatccattttctacatCTGCTTAAACATCACAGAGAACTGGATTATAtctcaaaaacaaagcagaaactaaCCCTGGAAGGGGCGCCAGACATGATGACTGTATTGTATGGTTTTTCAAgcaattttactaaaaatggtgtctaattcgTCAAACAAACAaatccatacatttttttttcacaagtcTAAATACTTTCAGAATAGGCTTACTGCAGTACTaatataaacagtatattttttttcttttgaatcagaagTTGTCTATACATTAACGTGCAGGTTTAATTAATAAGCAATGTGGCATATGTGTGGGCATGTGAGCAAGTCTGCTCGATGATGGAGTGGCACCTGGTCTTGGATTGCATTCTACACTATACTGATGTTCAGGTCACCTGTGTCCCAAACTGGAataagtaggtttagaaaatgaataaattaactaATGTACAGCATGTGTTAACTGATATTATAtccaaatatatccatccatccatccattatccaacccgctatatcctaactacagggtcacaggggtctgctggagccaatcccagccaacacagggccaaggcaggaaacaaaccccgggcaaggcacaaccccactgcagggcacatggacacacacacacacacacacacacacacacacacacacacacacgtgcacaagggacaatttaggatcaccaatgcacctaacctgcatgtctttggactgtggcaggaaacccacgcagacacaaggagaacatgcaaactccatgcagggaggatccagggagcgagcccaggtctccttactgcaaggcagcagtactaccactgcaccaccgtgctgtccACTTTCCAAAAATAGCAGCAGAAAAAATTGCTgtccattttgctttttaaaatacataaacccCCTGCTTGCTACAGCACTTAATGTTACTGGAaatgttttacactgtaaaaaaactgcAGGAGTCTCGGATCTCATTCTTGTGGATAAATACCATCCTGTTATTTACACTGAAAAACATTGTTGATTAATCTGGTGATTATTTTGTCAATTAATCAATTATTTgggttttaaaaaatcatttcaaattaaatacaaGGTGCATGAATTGGAACTTTTCACCAATTAAACAGATTTGAATTAAATTGTCagacatgtattttttaaaattaactacttgtagatattttaagcaaaatataattttttataccACATTTACATAATAAGAcactgaaaataaatagaaacaaaacGGTACCACTTCTGGCTCTGGACATGCAGTAAAATCGcacacacaatatttcagttttcaataaattaactaaACTCACAACATGGCTAATGTATTCAGAATCACACCAAAACACACACTTAATAACTTATATTacatgtttaagtttttttttttccccccggtTTCCGGCAAAGCATTATGTAAATATCTGACCACCACAATATTAAACCATGGAAGAATCTGTTGCACCatcatgactttatttttttacttttttttttgcagtaatgTTTGAAATTAGTTGTCATATGTTGAGGaaatattttccttttgcagCAAAGCAAGTGGTTTCATTTGTATGAAACTCAGTTCTTCCTTTGCTATGTAATGTCCAAGGTTTATTTTAACTGAAGTGTTCGTTGGGAGTATGCGAAAAGTTACACAGTATCTTATTGCATcatcatttgtcttttttgtgtctgGAAACCTTTTTCCACTGCTGATTGTTTGGCACATTTGCTTGCAGCAAACACACTGTTGCAGCCTGTTGCATGTCATTTGCTGTCGGAAGTGTGCAGTTAGATTGCCACAAAATCCGTTTTTACTGGCTACACTAGGCTTGCCACAGCAGCACCTGCACATTATTGCGTCTTACACCAGATTGTATAAAAGCCAGTTGAAGTTTGACAGCCAGCTAGTCTGGAACTTTTACTTTTCCACCCAGCTCCTGCCTTTTGATTTGGAATGAGCGATATACCTTTCAGTTGCTGTTGATATGCTGTAAGATTCACCTCTGTACTTTTGgtgagattttgttttcctttgcatacgagacaaaaaaaaaaaacaaaaaaaacttctgcTTGG of the Erpetoichthys calabaricus chromosome 2, fErpCal1.3, whole genome shotgun sequence genome contains:
- the pygo2 gene encoding pygopus homolog 2 isoform X1, with translation MAAYLGKLQAPLGQSKRAKAGVNMKSPEKKKRKSSAQGAAFSHLSEFAPPPTPMVDHLVASNPFEDDFGPPSRGAGPPPGPPPTGGPFLHSPGSAGPGGYGGGGGLRMPGPGVPYGGAGQSLRRPPFPSPGHHQMGPGGFGLPGFGQHGGGNLGGGFPPGPQFNIPQNFSPPGPMHPGAGFNPMLSPGALSGGGGGGGPPSHPRFGQQQQQQGGHPFSSLSGPRPFPNAINNMSNMNNSLNNMNNLNSLQSGPYPSPDGHFTSPSTPGIGGDDSKAFHPHQQPSAPPPPPSNPPQSGPGVFPNHPSHPNHPEPPAPNTSPPGPGSGPIAGPVNGGQPQQAAPNNQPKQQLPPGSFHPNNCAGNGSGGGNGGPLPGGPGQVSAPTPPPQINSSKAPGTGGTGSGLVFPCGFCLSEVHDDQDAILCEASCQKWFHRECTGMTETAYSLLTRESSAVWACDFCLKSKEIQSVYVREGLGQLVAANEG
- the pygo2 gene encoding pygopus homolog 2 isoform X2 → MKSPEKKKRKSSAQGAAFSHLSEFAPPPTPMVDHLVASNPFEDDFGPPSRGAGPPPGPPPTGGPFLHSPGSAGPGGYGGGGGLRMPGPGVPYGGAGQSLRRPPFPSPGHHQMGPGGFGLPGFGQHGGGNLGGGFPPGPQFNIPQNFSPPGPMHPGAGFNPMLSPGALSGGGGGGGPPSHPRFGQQQQQQGGHPFSSLSGPRPFPNAINNMSNMNNSLNNMNNLNSLQSGPYPSPDGHFTSPSTPGIGGDDSKAFHPHQQPSAPPPPPSNPPQSGPGVFPNHPSHPNHPEPPAPNTSPPGPGSGPIAGPVNGGQPQQAAPNNQPKQQLPPGSFHPNNCAGNGSGGGNGGPLPGGPGQVSAPTPPPQINSSKAPGTGGTGSGLVFPCGFCLSEVHDDQDAILCEASCQKWFHRECTGMTETAYSLLTRESSAVWACDFCLKSKEIQSVYVREGLGQLVAANEG